The DNA sequence TTGCTATAATTATCCGCAACTCTTAGGATCACTTTCTGATGGGGTTAATACTTTTCTCTCAAGTTATTGTAAACTTTCTCCAATTTGTATccaactttttcaattttggaTTAATAATCAAATACATTCTTTATATAATATGTTaggccaaataaataaatacaagaaaaagttGAATTGATTTTGGTCAAGACCCTGGACTAGGAATTGTCATTGTTTATCCGTGCAAGGTCTTTTGTTAATTTGAGTTACTTGTAATctactgatttttcatatcactattgttaaatctttttttagtgCATCATAGAAATTAGAATAGAAAACTTGTGACAAGTGATGGTCTGTACATGTGAAAAGTATAAAAAAACTACTTTATAGTTTGGAAAAAGAGTATGCTTTTTCAAGTGTGAGAATTATATGTGACAAGTAGActtatattaaaaatttgtaGCTCTTTTTGATACGTAAAAGTGCatggtttttatttatttaaaaagtaaataaatctaAACACATATTTGTTTCTGACAACTTGATTAGATATTTGTAAGCATGCTTCACTTATTTCTGATGTAGCCTTACACTGCTTTGGCTTTATTGTAACCACCAGGAGCTAGATTTCTTGGTTGAGGCCAAGAACAGTGAGAGATGCTTGGATAATTTCTGGAAACTATCTCCTCATATTGCACCTTATGTATATGCACCAATAGTGTATTGGAGTTTGAGTACCAAAAAATTATTAACCATGGAATATATAGATGGAGCACAAGTAAATGATTTGAAGTCTATTCGAAAGCTTGGTGTTCAACCACATGAAGTTTCTAAATTAGTAAGCTCATCACTGTAATTTTTGTATGGGGCCTCTAAACTTGCTGCTGATCCAACCATTCTTTGTCATATTATCATATTATAATGGCAGTAGACATTTACTTTGaccaaattatattttatatttttttatgcttCAATGTCATTGTTTTCACAAATAAAAACACTTGAATGCACTTcgagtttacaaaaatattcaTGACATATGATTGTGCTTTATGCAGGTTAGTCAAGCTTTTGCTGAAATGATGTTCAAACATGGGTTTGTTCATTGTGACCCACATGCAGCAAACCTACTGATTCGCCCGATGCCTTCTAGCAGAAAGAGCATTCTAGGTAGAGTTCTGCTTTATTGTTGTTCTATTAGTCTTGGTGCTAGTTTAATGCATAACTTGTGACTAGCATTGGTACTAGTCCAGCCTGTAAATGCCTGCCACCAAAGTTTTCTGAGTCCTAGTTGCAACCTGTCATTAGTTACATGTGTGTTTGAAATTGTGCCAACTACTCACACTAGTGGAAACACGTATAACAATTATTTCAAGTGGTAGTGAGTGTTTGTAGCCTTTGTTTTGGGAATTTATTTGACAGAGGAAGTTTGTCGGGAACTTATTTTCTAAATCTTCTTTAGTAGTAGAAAGTTTGTCATAACTTGTTCCTATTGAAAATGTAGTAAATTTTAGAGCACACCCCATTCTCCATCAATTTTTTTCATGATAGATTTCAATCAGTTAGATAGCATTTATCCAATTACCAAAATCCTATCATGGGGGTTTCcccatcaaaataaaataaaaaaatagtaataaagAAAAATGTAGTTAATATCTAGagcttatttttataaactcaAATAACATGTCCAGTATGAATTTTCTGATCTTCTAGTAGTTTCTGTGGTACTAGTAATTCATATGTGCCAAAAACTAACTTTTCCTTTCATGTGAACAGGCAAGAGAGAACCACAGTTGGTTCTTCTAGACCATGGACTGTACAAAGATCTTGACTTCCAGACAAGAATTAGTTATGCTTCACTCTGGAAGGTACTTAATATTATACCTGACAAAATTCTTATTCCGTTATTGCATCAATCTTTTGAATGAAGCAGCACACTTAGTCGTCTTCCTTCTGTTTTCGTGTTTACTACAGGCATTGATATTTTCTGATGCTAAATCCATAAAGGAAAACAGTGTGAAACTGGGTGCTGGAGAGGATTTGTATGCGTTATTTGCTGGAATTCTTACAATGAGGCCATGGAATAGAGTAATAGATCCAGCTATTGATCACTTAGTCATACGAGGTGGTGACGGTGACCGATCTGAACTACAGGTGAGCTTTTCTTACTGCATACAATCATATTATATGGTACCTAGTTCTGCTCGGTGTTCTATGAATATTGTTATGAGTAGTTGGTACCACATGCTTGACAATATTTTTCTATTCTATCAAGCAGATGTATGCTTCTCAGTATTTCCCCCAAATTTCAGAGCTTTTAAGGAGGCTACCACGTGTAATTCTTTTGATGCTAAAAACAAATGATTGTCTACGATCAGTTAATAATGCCCTGGTATTGCATCTTGACCTCTTTTTACCCCTTTCATCTGTTTTTGATTGCATTCCTTTAATTAAAACCCTCCCTGTGTTTTGGCATTGGTAACTATacatatttcttttctatttaaaCATGGTAAGATTCTAAGAATTTCTCAAATCAAAGATAAGGAACAATCAAGTAGAAAAGAAGAATAATCATGAGACAATATGTTTAATCTTAGAGATAATCACGCCAAGTTTACACAAGTATTGCACTTTGTCCAAAACCTTTATTTCCAAATCCTAGGTGATGAATTTGAAGCTTGAGGTTTCTTCAATAGAAATAAGGAGTGGGATGAAAAAAGTCTTTGAAATTATCAGGTCAATTTTttcttgatgaatttcttagagaGAATTTGGATTCTTGGAGAGCTTGGAGAGAGTGAGAAAGTGTGATCAAGGCTTTTAAATTCTAATGAACACCTTAAACAGTGGAGGAACCACCATTAGATTTGTCCAATAGAATTAGAgtcattaaattcaaatttgggatcatttacttattaattactTAACCAGGATTTTCTCCCAGCGAGGTTAGGTCGCATAATCCTTGGAGTAAAACCCTGGGACTTCATTTTCATTTGTCCCAGACCTGTTTAGGAATAGGCGATATGTAGCCTGTCCTGTTTTATAATTGCTAAAATCACATTCGACATTTCCAAATGCTCTCAAAAATTTTGGGTATCCTTTTCCACTCCAATGGTACACTTCAGACTGAGAAACTTAATTTCTTATCACCTACAACTCAAAAGTCAAATTTTACATTCACTTTGATGTGATTTTGACTAAGTATGGAAACACAACCATTTGTGTTCGCACTTTGCCTATTACCAGCTCCAACATCTTTTGGCCTTATTTATTTTGTGACGGCCCACATGAATGGGGCATGTCAAGTATATGCACTACATTGTTGCTTCATTTACACTTCTAAAGTATCGTTGTAAACTTGTAGTTTACCCAATATGCAAAAGTTTTCATAATTTATCTGTGGTTTAGTTTGCTCGGCACGTTGCATGCCACCGCTTATTGAGACTCTTCATCCACTAAAACATTTCTGAAACAGTTGCAGGAGTCTTCTCTGGAAACATTCTTGATAATTGGAAGGATATCTTCTGAAGCTGTTATTGAGGCTAAATTGTTAGAGAGTAAATCCTTGTTGGTTCGGTTGAATGTTTGGATCGATGAAATTTTATTGGACGCTCGACTTTTTGGAATGCAGGTGGCCCTATGGCTTTTGCAGCTGAAGAGAGCTTTGTGTTGGATATACTGAAGAGATGTTCTTATAATTATTCTTTGGTTCCTGAACTGGGCTCGCACATTCTTTTTCTCCATAGGTCACATTCCCCACGaaaaaaaatacagggtctcgATCATATGGGATTTGATATATAATTGATTTTataaaattgaagaacaaaTAAGTGATTCTTTTCTTTTAACCAAAAAAGAGGGAAACAATTCACTGTTTTTGGTTTCAAGATGcagacttttaattttttttttttttggatctcATCGATCTTTGTAAACATTTTATTCCAACTCGTAAAGTGAGAGactgaaagaaaatgattcaTTCGGGATGCTAGTTCTTACACACAACTTCacaataattaattgattaatttccCTGGAAATTCAGAAGTGGGAGTACCAGATTTATACAAATTCATATTTTGTTCTG is a window from the Cannabis sativa cultivar Pink pepper isolate KNU-18-1 chromosome 1, ASM2916894v1, whole genome shotgun sequence genome containing:
- the LOC115707427 gene encoding putative ABC1 protein At2g40090 isoform X1, translating into MATRSLWRGRAKFAAVTTALFGGVAAANVATSDDPSRTLKLYTAVPVRLFRDCVTAASIAFDYEYSLLGLAEDSDERSRVKHEVHLRSARKLQELCFKNGGIYIKLGQHIGQLEYLVPHEYVQTMRECMLNKCPVSSYDQVCEVFKKELGETPDKIFSEFDPVPIASASLAQVHVAQLPDGRKVAVKVQHIHMTDTAAADQATVELIVNTLHWIFPSFDYRWLVDEIRESLPKELDFLVEAKNSERCLDNFWKLSPHIAPYVYAPIVYWSLSTKKLLTMEYIDGAQVNDLKSIRKLGVQPHEVSKLVSQAFAEMMFKHGFVHCDPHAANLLIRPMPSSRKSILGKREPQLVLLDHGLYKDLDFQTRISYASLWKALIFSDAKSIKENSVKLGAGEDLYALFAGILTMRPWNRVIDPAIDHLVIRGGDGDRSELQMYASQYFPQISELLRRLPRVILLMLKTNDCLRSVNNALLQESSLETFLIIGRISSEAVIEAKLLESKSLLVRLNVWIDEILLDARLFGMQVALWLLQLKRALCWIY
- the LOC115707427 gene encoding putative ABC1 protein At2g40090 isoform X2 — translated: MEAYISSSVNILDSWYKCGISIVIAVLSYFMQEYLVPHEYVQTMRECMLNKCPVSSYDQVCEVFKKELGETPDKIFSEFDPVPIASASLAQVHVAQLPDGRKVAVKVQHIHMTDTAAADQATVELIVNTLHWIFPSFDYRWLVDEIRESLPKELDFLVEAKNSERCLDNFWKLSPHIAPYVYAPIVYWSLSTKKLLTMEYIDGAQVNDLKSIRKLGVQPHEVSKLVSQAFAEMMFKHGFVHCDPHAANLLIRPMPSSRKSILGKREPQLVLLDHGLYKDLDFQTRISYASLWKALIFSDAKSIKENSVKLGAGEDLYALFAGILTMRPWNRVIDPAIDHLVIRGGDGDRSELQMYASQYFPQISELLRRLPRVILLMLKTNDCLRSVNNALLQESSLETFLIIGRISSEAVIEAKLLESKSLLVRLNVWIDEILLDARLFGMQVALWLLQLKRALCWIY